The Desertibacillus haloalkaliphilus region TATCACTAAAAGCTCCTAGTGAAAATTGCACACTTAGAAAATCTCCTTCGAGAATCTCATGTACCTGTTCTTCATTGGCTTCCTTATATATTTTACTAAGTGCAGACAAAGAAATACCCAGGTCATATAACACGAAGATCGCTTCCTTGAAATTCATTATACCTTCCTCCCTAGTCCGAACAAGGACCTATCACCCATTTTATACCATTTGATAATAAATTTGTGGTTTTATTCAAAAAAATTTTTATGTAGAGGGTTTGTATCCTCTCTTTTATTAATTCTTCACTTTTAGGATAACTTTCCTTTAACTTAAAACCAACTATTTTAAAATCCCATGATTTGAAAATCGTTTCATTCCAAAATATGGACCTATTGTAACACCTACACGACAAATAAAACCTTTTTAATAAAGTACTTTATTTCATGAACAAAGACATTTGTTGCCCAGTAAAAAGTCTACTACACAGTAAAGACGATGACTTTCTTAATCCACATTACTGCCCACTATTACCTTTTTCATAAGGATTCAGCTTACACTGAACCGCTTAATTAAGTAAGTCTTACGTGGAAACACCCCTTTAGAAAATCCAAAGGGGTAATACTACGCGACATTATTTTAAATCTGTGTGATCTTTCATCTAATCCGGTATCAGTCTGTTACACTTATTATACCGTAATTTCATCTTTCATATCTGCAAAACGACCTTCTGCAATCCCACTCACATTCATGATTTGCTCAATACGCTCAAATGGACCATTGTTTTCACGGTATTCAATGATTCGCTTTGCAATAGCTGGACCAACACCCGTAATTTCTTGCAACAATTCCTTATCAGCCGTATTAATGTTAATTAGACCCGTATGCTCCTCTGATTCATCAGCATCTTTTTTTGCATCATCGATTTCGATCGATTGAGGTTCCTGATTCGTTGAATAGTTCTTTCCATTAGTCGTTACGATCAAGTCCCCTTGCGTCGCATAGTACATTTCGATGTTCATGGCTGCCATACGTTGAACGACTTCATCATGAGGATGACCATAGGCATTACCTTCTCCAAATGAGAAGTATGCAATCTCTGGCTGAACATGGTCAAGAAACAACTGAGTAGATGAAGTGTTTGACCCATGATGCCCCACTTGATAAATCTGTGCGTTCAACTGATCACCATAATGATTTACCATGTCAGATTCTAATTCCGTTTCAGCGTCTCCTGTAAAAATGGCACTAAAATCATTATATTCAATGTATAACGATACGGAAAAATCATGTGCGTGTCCAATGCTGTTTTCGTCTGCCCCATCCGTTAATACAGTTATATCAATGCCTGGGTCTAAATCGATTGTAGCACCTCTCTCAGCAACTTCAAATCCGATATCGTTGTCATAAATGAAATCAAGATAATTCTCAAAGGTAAGTGTCGTATGTACATACCCACTATCTAAAACGTTTTTCACTTCAAACTCATTAAATACATCGATAAATCCACCAATATGATCTTCATGAGGATGTGTAGCAACGGCGTAATCAATGGTCGTTATACCAGCTTTCTTTAAATAGGAAACGATCTTCTCCCCTGCTGAACGTGACCCAGCGTCAATAAGAAGTGTCTTATCATTAGGTAGAATGACCAATGTTGAATCACCCTGTCCTACGTCTAGAAAGTGGATCTCCATATCATCATTTGTCACTACAGATGATCCATCGTTGCTCGATGATGTGATATTTACTGTTTTTGTCGATTGATCCCAACTGACTTCCGCCCCTAATGCTTCACTAACAAAGCGTAAAGGAACCATTGTGCTGTTGTTAACGATTTGCCCTGGTACCGATAACTGGTGTTCTTGATTGTTAATCGTAGCGGTCCCGGACCCTATCACTAACTCTATTGTTGTTTGATCTTGAGTAGCTGTCACCTTTTGTTCTAGTTGATTCCAATTTACATCCGCACCTAATGTCTCGAATATTCCTCTCAATGGTACTAAGGTACTTCCGTCTTTAATGACCGGCGGTTGACTATAATCCTGCGCAACGTCATCAATAATGACGGATACACCTTGCGCTTGCGCATCTTGTGGCAAAAGGATCATTAGAGCCATTAAAGGTAGTAAACATACCTTTGCTAACTTGTTCATGCTTTCCCCTCCCTTGTTTTCTTTCTCTACTTACTTTTACAAATTTCCCCAAAATCCTTTTAAACTTTTCTAATTAATCTATATTAGCTGTAACATAAGGGAACCTCTAACATGAGGTGATCGAATGATTCGACCGATGCTTCTAGAAATGGTTAATGAGCCTTTCGAGGATGATAATAAACAATATGCTGTTGAGCTAAAGATGGATGGTTTTAGGGCTATTTATAGTACCTATAACTCTAAGGTTAGCATTTATACAAGACATCAAAATGACGTAACTACGATGTTTGATGAGAAACAAATACTTTCTATTCCCTCAGACACGATATTAGACGGTGAGATTATCGCCCTTGATAACCAAGGGAAACCTGATTTCGAGGCGGTTATGCGTCGATTTCGGACTAGACGATACTCAAAGACAATCCCCGTTCAGTATGTTGTTTTTGACGTCATTTACTACAAAGGAAAACAAGTGACATCCCTGCCGTATCTTGAAAGAAAGGCATTGTTAGATACGATCATTCCACAGGATACGAACAAAATAGCAAAAATCAAGTGGATGATTGGAAATGGGAAAAGCTTTTTCAATCTATGTAAAGAGAATCAATTGGAAGGGTGTGTTTTTAAGGACATTCATTCTACATATGAGATAGGAAAAAGATCGAGCAGCTGGCTAAAGTGTATCAATTATTCTTATTTAGATGTAATCATCACTGGGTATAAAAAGGGGGTGTTCGGCCTTATCCTTTCAGATATCAACGACAAGCGTTTTCTTGGGGTGATGGAGTTTATGCCTACGAAGGACAGAAAACAATTCTATCAAATGGTTAAAGATATGAAGAAAGAAGAAAAAGACCAGATCGCTTACATATACCCAGGTGTTAGTTGCCGAGTTAAGTACAGAAATCTAACAAAAAATGGTTTGCTGAGGATTCCATCGTTCGTAGAGTTCCTATAGTCATTTTACTTAAATTCATTACTTTATAAACACGATTAACTTTCCTCATCATACAATTAGAACAATAAAACTATAGGGTTGAGACAAAATGGGATTTAGTCATTCGTCGGAGCTAGTGCTCCGACTTTTTTAGTCAACTTCAATAATCTTATCGAATGATAGGATTAAGTGATCTTCATCATTAATCAGTTTTATTGTTTTAGTAACCGGGTCCACTTTTGTCACCCACCCCCAAAAACTCGTCTCACCAAACTGTTCTGTATATGTGACCGTAACTGCGTTGTCCAGTTCAATCGACTCCATCAGGATGCGATTCATTTCTTCAAACTGGTCTTCATCTAACTCAGGAGGGGTATATTCCTTTTTTTCAAGCTTCTTTTTCATTAATGCTTCCTTGTGTTCCGGTAAGAACATACGACTTGACTCCCAAAGAATGTTCCCTCTTCTTAACTCTTCATTCATCGATAATGTCCTCCAATCTTTTCAGCTCTTTCAAACGCTTGCCCTGCCGCCTTTAATGATGATGCTCTCATGATGGCTGTCGCCCCAAACCGATCTTTAATATGATCCATCACATAGCCAATCTCACGTTTGTTTTCACGGTTTTCAAATAGGCTCAATTGCCAAGCATTATCACGACCAAAACTGGACATGTTAACACCGATTCTACGAATGGGCTGACGATCCCAATGTTTAAGAAATAGCCTCCACGCATACGTGAACATTTCCATTGTATTGTTCGTGGCATCAAGCAGCTTCACTTGCCGATGAAACCCCGTTGGATGATTGAAATCGGCACCGCGACTACTAACCGAAATGGTTGAACCCATCACATTGGCATCTCTTGCCCTACGACATACTTCTTCACATAGTTCAAGTAGTACTACCTTAATATCATCTTCCGTCGAATAGTCTCTAGGTAGCGTCAAGCCATGACCAATCGCCTTTTGACCGTCGTGAGAAGTTGTAGTAACTGGTGAATGGTCTTTACCATTAGCGGTCATCCAGAGAACTTGACCGTTCACTCCCCATTTTTTCTTTAGCTGCTCTACTGGAAAGTTTGCCAAATGCCCAATCGTGCGAATCCCTAATCGTAAAAAGTGACGTTCCATACGACTTCCAACGCCAAACAACTTCCCAACTGGTAATGGCCACGCATGTTCTTTTAAGTTACCTTCCGTCAATTCAAAAATCCCGTTCTTATTTTTTTTAGCAAAATTGTCGCACGCCGTCTTAGCTAAAACCTTATTAGTGCCTATCCCGACTCTGGCTCGAACGCCTGTCACGTCCATAATTTCTTTTTGCATCTGCCTTGCGATAGAGTGAGGACCACCGAATAGTCGTTGGCTACCAGTCACGTCAACAAACACCTCGTCGATGGAAAACGGCTCAACTAGATCTGTGAATTGTTCAAGAATCTCAGTGATCTGCAAAGAA contains the following coding sequences:
- a CDS encoding stalk domain-containing protein, producing MNKLAKVCLLPLMALMILLPQDAQAQGVSVIIDDVAQDYSQPPVIKDGSTLVPLRGIFETLGADVNWNQLEQKVTATQDQTTIELVIGSGTATINNQEHQLSVPGQIVNNSTMVPLRFVSEALGAEVSWDQSTKTVNITSSSNDGSSVVTNDDMEIHFLDVGQGDSTLVILPNDKTLLIDAGSRSAGEKIVSYLKKAGITTIDYAVATHPHEDHIGGFIDVFNEFEVKNVLDSGYVHTTLTFENYLDFIYDNDIGFEVAERGATIDLDPGIDITVLTDGADENSIGHAHDFSVSLYIEYNDFSAIFTGDAETELESDMVNHYGDQLNAQIYQVGHHGSNTSSTQLFLDHVQPEIAYFSFGEGNAYGHPHDEVVQRMAAMNIEMYYATQGDLIVTTNGKNYSTNQEPQSIEIDDAKKDADESEEHTGLININTADKELLQEITGVGPAIAKRIIEYRENNGPFERIEQIMNVSGIAEGRFADMKDEITV
- a CDS encoding ATP-dependent DNA ligase: MIRPMLLEMVNEPFEDDNKQYAVELKMDGFRAIYSTYNSKVSIYTRHQNDVTTMFDEKQILSIPSDTILDGEIIALDNQGKPDFEAVMRRFRTRRYSKTIPVQYVVFDVIYYKGKQVTSLPYLERKALLDTIIPQDTNKIAKIKWMIGNGKSFFNLCKENQLEGCVFKDIHSTYEIGKRSSSWLKCINYSYLDVIITGYKKGVFGLILSDINDKRFLGVMEFMPTKDRKQFYQMVKDMKKEEKDQIAYIYPGVSCRVKYRNLTKNGLLRIPSFVEFL
- a CDS encoding YolD-like family protein, with translation MNEELRRGNILWESSRMFLPEHKEALMKKKLEKKEYTPPELDEDQFEEMNRILMESIELDNAVTVTYTEQFGETSFWGWVTKVDPVTKTIKLINDEDHLILSFDKIIEVD
- a CDS encoding DNA polymerase IV, with the translated sequence MKKKVIFLVDMESFYASVEKADNSTYRDRPVVVSGDPERRSGVILAACPLAKREGIKNGERLWEAQQKCPEAIVVRPRMQRYIDVSLQITEILEQFTDLVEPFSIDEVFVDVTGSQRLFGGPHSIARQMQKEIMDVTGVRARVGIGTNKVLAKTACDNFAKKNKNGIFELTEGNLKEHAWPLPVGKLFGVGSRMERHFLRLGIRTIGHLANFPVEQLKKKWGVNGQVLWMTANGKDHSPVTTTSHDGQKAIGHGLTLPRDYSTEDDIKVVLLELCEEVCRRARDANVMGSTISVSSRGADFNHPTGFHRQVKLLDATNNTMEMFTYAWRLFLKHWDRQPIRRIGVNMSSFGRDNAWQLSLFENRENKREIGYVMDHIKDRFGATAIMRASSLKAAGQAFERAEKIGGHYR